In Halobacteroides halobius DSM 5150, the genomic window CAAAATTAATTATTCCTGATCTTCATCTTCATTAAGCTCAGGATCAATTTCTTCTGCTACCTCTGCATCTTGAATAGCATATTTCATGTCTGTTCCACCTTCATTACCTTGAAAATAACCTCTAAACATACCTATAGTCAACCCAGCTAACATTAATAATCCCGCATAACCAACAGCAGGATATAAATAATGAACTAAGGTGGAAAATCCAAATTGACTAGCAACCAAAGCAAGAAGACTTGTTCCAACCACATACCATTTATAAGCTGGACCATCTTGGCCAGTTAATCTAATTACAAATCCGTATAAATTACCTACCGCAGTAGTATAGATCTCTGCTATTAAAATCCCACTATAAATTATTTGTATTATCGGGCCAAATCTACTAGCTATATAAACCATTGGAATTTCATAGTTCATAACTGCTGGCATATTTAATACAATAGCTAATAAAATAGTCATTGCCCCAAGGCCTAAGCCTAAACCACCAAAGATAGCCCCTCTTTTTAAATCTTCTTTATCTTTAACTTGCTTACCTAATGGGGCCAAAATTGCTACAGCAAGCACCAAGTTATAAGATGCATAATTAACTGCAGATAAAGCCCAATTATCTATTGGCGCTTTATCTAACATCATAAAATTTAAGGCCTGTAAATTAAAGGGCCACTCTCTAATTGCAGTAAAAATAGTTACAGAAAAAACTCCAGTTAATAATATAGGAACTACAAAGCTAATCGAAGAAATAACTCCTGTAATTCCTATTAAAACTGTTAGTAACGGTAAAACAGCCATCAAAATATTACCCCAGAGTGGAGATAAACCAAACTGCTGATTAAAAATAGCCCCAGCTCCTGCAATCATAGCAGTCAAAGCTCCAAATAAAAAGAAAGTGATTACAATATCAATTATCCAACCTAACCACTTTCCTCCTGCTTCTCTAATAACTTTAACATGTGAATCTGCTTGATACTTATGTCCTAGTTTTAAAATAATATAACCATATAAAGCAAACGCAAATGTAGCTGCTAATAAACCAATAAACCCTATAAACCCATAGTACCCAAAAAACTGTAAAACTTCTTGTCCGGATGCAAAACCGGCTCCAACTACTGTTCCAATATAGGTAGCAGCTATTTTAAAAGTAGACAGACCTTTTTCTTCTGACATATAAATCACCTCCATTAACCATAGTTTGGGTTAAATAGAAGTGATTTATACTCTACTTAATTAACTTTGTCTCCATCAATTAAAACCAGATTAACCTTAGATCCAATTGCTAATGGATCTCCATTAAAGACTACTAAATCAGCATCTTTACCTTTTTCTATACTCCCAACTCTATCAGCAACTCCTAAGATTTGAGCTGGGTTAATAGTAATAGCTTTTAAAGCTTCTAATCTATCCATACCCGATT contains:
- a CDS encoding YkvI family membrane protein codes for the protein MSEEKGLSTFKIAATYIGTVVGAGFASGQEVLQFFGYYGFIGFIGLLAATFAFALYGYIILKLGHKYQADSHVKVIREAGGKWLGWIIDIVITFFLFGALTAMIAGAGAIFNQQFGLSPLWGNILMAVLPLLTVLIGITGVISSISFVVPILLTGVFSVTIFTAIREWPFNLQALNFMMLDKAPIDNWALSAVNYASYNLVLAVAILAPLGKQVKDKEDLKRGAIFGGLGLGLGAMTILLAIVLNMPAVMNYEIPMVYIASRFGPIIQIIYSGILIAEIYTTAVGNLYGFVIRLTGQDGPAYKWYVVGTSLLALVASQFGFSTLVHYLYPAVGYAGLLMLAGLTIGMFRGYFQGNEGGTDMKYAIQDAEVAEEIDPELNEDEDQE